GAGTTCGGCTTGCCAAGCTGATCGCTGCACGTGCCAGCAATGCAGTTGGGTTTCATCTTGCTGACAGCCTTGTTCTTTTAACCAATGCTCAATCTGAGGAAGAGGGTGATTGTATAAGGGAGTATTAGGAGTAGGAAAAGACATAGGTAAGGATGAATGATGAAGGATAAAGGATGAATGCTGAATGATGATTTTGTTTCATAATTCATAATTTAAAAAGCAGCTTCGCCACGGGTTAAGCCAATAGCAATTGCTAATAGCAAACAACCTATAAGTGTTAAACCCAGAATAAACAAAGCAAAAATTTCCCCTGCGGAGAGAGGGCGATCGCTTGCGTCTAGATAAGTGGATTTAGACCAGTCGTAAGACTTGGAGACAGGATGGTTTAAGTCAGTGGGCGCTTGAATCACCCCAAAGCGCAAGTACCCTATTTTGAGATCGTAACTAAACCGTCGTTCTGGATTGCTGAGGGTGGCGTAAGCCTCGTTAAGTTGCTGAAATTTAGCTGTCGCTAAAGCAGCAGGTAGACTTGTTGTATCTGGGTGGTAACACTTACTCAGTTCCCGGTAAGCGCGACGGATTTCAATCGCTGATGCCGAGGGATGCAGTCCTAACAGTGAGTAATATGTCGGCTTGCTGCTTTGTTGGATTACCCCGTTCTGATTCACGGCTCTTGAGTCTCATAGCATTCAATGCGTTTTTTTATTCTAAACCGACAAACCGATTTAGACCTAACGCTCAACATTCAGATTTCCAAAATTATAATTACTAGTTCACTGGTAAACATCGCGTCGATCACAAATTTGAAGAACTGTAACGGTATAATTCATAACCGATCTCGCTCAATTTCAGCAATTGCTTGCTCGAATGAGATCGCTTGGTCATTAGAAGCCTTAGCGGCATCATAAGCGCGAATGCATTCTAATTCTTCTAATTCTTCAAGCATTTGGTGATACTCTGTTACATCCAGAATAACTCCAATCCGATTACCGCTATCGTCTATTATGTATTTTTCTTTTAATTTGTTCATTTTCGGCAAATTATTAGTGTAAATACTCAATACTCAAGGCTCATTGTCACGAGTTTTGGAGTACGCATTTCCGCTTCTAGCCCTCTGGACTACTTTAGTAAATCGGCACGGGGTTTAAAATTTTCCAGTTGCCGTAACTTTTCGTAGAGTTCGCGTTCTTGCTGGGTGATATTTTTGGGAGCCACAATTTGAATTTCTACAAGTTGGTCGCCACGTTCGCCGTTTTCTTTAGGATATCCTTTTTGAGCAAGGCGAAAACGCTGACCCGATCGCACTCCTGAAGGAATCGACATTTTCACCAGTCCATCTAGAGTTGGTGCTTCTATCTGTCCTCCCAAAACTGCTTCGGTAGGGGTGACTGGTACTTGGCAGAGGATGTTTGATCCCTCTACCTTAAACAGGGTGTGGGGGTCAACCGTAATTTTTAAATATAAATCGCCTCCATTGATACCTTGATTTTTGAGGCGAATTGTTTGACCTGTAACCATACCTGATGGCATACTCACTTCTAGCGATCGCCCATCTTCCAAACGAATTCTCTCAGTTCCACCCCTGTAAGCTTTCTCTAATGGTAAGGTCAATCTTGCTTCTATATCTCGACGACTGGGGCGGGAGTTGACTGTAACGTATTCTTTTGTTCTTGGGCTGCGGAATGGATCGCTGTCAGTATTATTGGTAGAGGTGCCATTCCTGTCTCTGCGCGCCCCAACACCAATGACTTGATTAATAAAACTATCAAATTCAGAATAATTACCAAAGTCTACCTTTTCATTACTTGAGCGACCGTTAGAACGGGTATCGCTCCAACGCTTATCTTGTGGTGCTTGTTTATCAAAACCTTTTTGTTTCCAAAAGCGACTAAACTGGTCATATTGTGCTCGTTTTGTGGTATCTGAAAGAACTTCGTATGCCTCTCCAATGACCTTAAATTTTTCTTCTGCTGCTTTGTTTCCCGGATTCAGGTCTGGATGATACTGTCGCGCTAATCGTCGGTAATTCTTTTTAATTTCTTCATTTGAGGCATCTTTAGTGACTCCCAAAATCTCGTAGTAATCTCGAAAGTTCTGCAAATTCTGCATAATAATATTTTAATTTAGATTTTTAACGGTTATTCATTCACTATTGAACTACATACTTACCTAATACAAATTTCCTATAGTCAAATCCGCATATTGACTCAACTATAGGTTTTTCCTTCAAATTAAAGCTAACTAGTCAGGAGCGTCATTTGCACTGGTCACTGGTCACTGGTCACTGGTCACTGGTCACTGGTCACTGATTACAACCAATCGTCATCATCATCCCAGTTATCTTGGTAGCTAGGACGAGACTTGCGAGAAGAACCACTGTCATAGGAGGAACGACCACCTCTGTCGTAGGAAGCGCGATCGTAGTCCCTACCGCCATAGTCTTTATTACCATAGTCCCTACCGCCATAGTCTTTATTACCATAGTCCCTACTACCACCATAGTCCCTACCACCGGAGTCTCTGCCATAGTAATCGCGATCGCGATCCCGTTCTTTTTCTTTATCGCCAGTAAAGATTTCACGGATAGTACCAAACAAGTCATCCTCTTCATCTTCAGCGTAGTACTGGCGAACTTCGCGGTTTAGATCGTACAGAGCATCTTGTAAGTCAGCGTATGCTTGGTCAATACCTCGGTCATCATTTGCTTGTAAACTCTCCCGTAGTTCTCGGCAAATATTATCAATTCTTTGGCGACGGTTGCGGGCAAATTGCATACCAAAATCCAACGCCACTTCTCTGAGTTGTCGTTCCGCCTGTAATATTAAGGCTTCAGATCGAGTCCGCTTTTCTACCCGTTCTTTACGCTGTCTGTCAACTTCCGAATATTTCTCAGCATCCTGAATTGCCTTCCTAATTTCTCCCTCAGTTAGGGTAGAAGCACCTTGTATTGTGATACTTTGCTCTCGACCTGTAGTTCTATCCAGGGCTGTTACCTGTAAAATGCCGTTAGCATCTATATCAAAAGACACTTGAATTTGCGGAATTCCACGTGGTGCAGGTGGAATCCCATACAGCTTAAACCGTCCTAAAGACTTGTTATCAGATGCCATTTCTCGTTCGCCCTGAACGACATGAATTTCCACGCTGTTCTGGTTGTTGTCAGACGTTGAAAAAATGTCAGAGCGACGAACTGGTATAGTGGTGTTACGGGGAATCAGTTTTTTCATCACGCCACCGATGGTTTCCAAACCCAGAGACAGAGGAGTTACATCAAGTAGAAGAACATCCTTAAACTCACCTGCCAAAATACCTGCTTGTATTGCTGCACCTACAGCAACAACTTCATCAGGATTGACATTTTGGTTAGGTTCTTTCCCAATCATTGCTCGCACGAGTTGCTGCACCATTGGCATCCGGGTAGAACCACCTACCAGTACTACTTCATCAATATCTGCAGGTGTCAAACCAGCATCTTTCATCGCTCGTTTAACGGGGATACGCACCCGCCCTAACAAGTCATCGCACAAACCTTCAAATTCAGAACGGCTGAGACGGGTTTCTAAATGGACGGGGCCATCTTCAGTTGAAGCGATAAATGGTAAATTGATGTCTGTAACGCTCACTGCTGAAAGTTCTATTTTGGCTTTCTCAGATGCTTCTAGCAGACGCTGCAAAGATTGTCGTTCTCGTCTTAAATCAACCCCTTCGGTTTCCAAGAATTTTTCTGCCAACCAATCTACGATTCTCTTATCAAAATCATTGCCACCGAGTTGTGTATCTCCACTTGTGGATTTGACTTCAAATACCCCATCGCCTACATCCAGAATTGAGACGTCAAAAGTACCACCGCCCAAGTCAAAAACGAGTATGGTTTGGTTGTCGTTGCGATCCATTCCATAAGCTAGGGATGCAGCCGTTGGTTCATTGAGAATTCGCAGGACTTCTAATCCCGCTATCCTTCCTGCATCTCGTGTTGCTTGGCGTTGAGAATCATTAAAATAGGCAGGTACGGTAATCACTGCTCCCGTAACAGGTTCACCCAGGTATTTACTGGCATCTTCTGCCAGTTTCTTCAGCACCATTGCCGAAATTTCTTCTGGAGCATAGTCCTTGTTCATCCGGGGACAGGCAATCTTGATATTACCTAATTCGTCCTTGCGGATGGTGTAGGGAATGCGCTTTGATTCTGGGTTGAGTTCACCATACCTACGCCCAATGAAACGTTTGACGGCGAAAAAGGTATTTTGTGGGTTGAGGAGGGTTTGCCGTCGCGCCATTTGCCCGACAACTCTCTCGCCTTCTTTTGTGAAGCCAACGACGGAGGGGGTTGTTCGCATTCCTTCTGCATTGGCAATCACCACCGGCTTGCCACCCTCCATGACGGCAACTACTGAGTTGGTTGTACCCAAGTCAATGCCGACTACCTTGCCCATGCGTTCTTGTTCTCCTATAGTGTCTTATAAATTAATTTGTTTAGAACTAATGCTTGATTTATTGTATCTTGCAAGCTTTGAATTACACGGTCAAACAGTGTCTCATACTCGTTAAGAATGTGAATCTCAAGAATCAACTGGAAAACCACCTCACTTATATAGCCTGCGATCGCGATCCCTATCTGGCAAGTGCCGGACATTTCTTCGTCCAAGAATACATTTGTCAACAATTTGCTCTCTGGGGAAGTGTGGAAATCCACACCTTTAGAGTTGGGGTCAAAACCTGCAAAAATTTCATCTTAAATTTACCTGCTACTGATTCTGCTCAAGGAGATTTGCCACCCATTCTAATTGGTGCTCATTACGATGCAGTACCGGGAACTCCCGGAGCTGATGATAATGCTACAGGTGTCGCAGTGCTGTTAGAATTGGCGAGAATGTTTACAACTCAGCCAGTAAAGTATCCTTTGCGACTAGTAGCGTTTGATATGGAAGAGTACGGCTTGTTAGGTAGTGCTGATTATGCAGCCAAGCTCAAGCAAGAACAGCAACCGCTACGCCTCATGATTTCTCTAGAAATGTTAGGTTACTGCGATCCAACACCAGGTTCCCAAGCTTACCCACCTCCTTTGGAAAAATTTTACCCAAATCGTGGTGATTTTATTGCTCTCATTGGTAATTGGCGGACAATTCGCGACGTAATTTCTCTAAGCCGCAGTATTCGCAAAGTGGGTGTCTCCAGCCAGTGGCTACCAGTACCAAATAGAGGTTTAATCGTTCCCCAAACAAGACGAAGCGACCATGCACCTTTTTGGGATGCTGGTTACCCAGCAATTATGGTAACAGACACGGCATTTATGCGGAATCCTCACTATCACAAACCCAGTGATACTATTGCAACGTTGGATTTAGATTTTTTAACTGGGGTGTGTCAAGGTTTGGAAATAGGAATTCGGCGATTGTAAAAAGGGTCACTGGTCACTGGTCACTGGTCACTGGTCACTGGTCACTGGTCACTGGTCACTGGTCACTGGTCACTGGTCACTTATCACGATTAAGTCTTCAATATTCCTTTTCATGGNNNNNNNNNNGTCACTGGTCACTGGTCACTGGTCACTGGTCACTGGTCACTGGTCACTGGTCACTGGTCACTGGTCACTGGTCACTGGTCACCACTCCCTTCTCTACTCTGAAGTGAACGCTAGGCGTTAGACTGATTAAGTCTTCAATATTCCTTTTCATGGTGGTACAAATAGTATCTAACGGCAAGTCATTTTGATCGAAACCAAAAGGGTTTTCTATCTCTAAACCAATCGCTTCAATACCAAACAAAGTAAAACTAACTAAAGCAGCGATTATACCCGTCCACCAACCCAAACTCTCTACAAGTTGAAAAGGTAATAAAAGACAATAAAGTAACAGCAACTGCTTGAGATGAATGGCATAAGCTAGCGGTATAGGAGTTTTTAAAATGCGCTCGCAAGCTCCTAAACTATCTACTAAGCTGTTTAATAATTCTTGTAATGTTGTTAACTGGTAGCTATTTAGACAATTACGATTGTACTGTATTTGTAGGTAATCCCCAATCCAGAAAGCTATTTCCAAGGGGGGGTTGTTCATTGTTTGCAATGTCAGATATTTAGAAATGGGCATGAGTTCTTCTAACTCTTTATTAACCCCTTTGCCACGCAAATGTAATTTTGTTGCCACAGCAAAAGCAACTAATAATCGTAAAACTCTTATTTTTTTATCTTTATCTTCTGGGCTAATTTCATCTATTGATACCCAAATTTGTCTGGCTAGATTTCGGACATCATTGACCATATTACCCCAAATTTTTCTTCCTTCCCAAAAACGTTCGTAAGCTGTATTAGTACGAAAAACTAGTAATAACCCTAAAACAATGCTGGGAATCACATTGGCTAGTATTGGTTGGAAGACAGGCAGTTTTAAATTATAAAGAATAGAAATTCCAAAACTAAAAAGACCGCATCCAATAACGCGTCTATAAATTGACTGAATAACTGAGCCTTCTAACTGAAAGGCTATTTGAAGCCACTTCGATGTTTCTGCTAACTTCATCAATGCGCTAAAAGGGTATTTAATCAATCGGTACAATAAAGGTCTGACTTTAGAAGCCTTCATATTATTTGAGAAGTGGTAGACAGCTTTCACTTATCATAGTCCTATCTCAAAACTCTGTGCATCTAGGGCACCAGTACAGTAATCCCAAAAACCCGGTAACTTCATCGTTGAGCATACAAGATATCAAGCTTTCCGACAAAGAGAAACCGGGTTTTTTGCTCCCTTTTTGACTACTGTATCGGCGCTCTAGGGCATCAGTACACTGATATCACGCAATCCAGTTTTTTGTCAGCTGTTGCCCTTTGAAAAATTACAATTGCTGTAGTGAATAGAGTGTCTGATAAAATCGAAACAAAGACAGTTTTTCTAATAGGTTTAAAACTGTCAGTATAACTCAACTTATAGTTCCTAACATCATGACTCAAACAAAACCAACTCGCCTTCGCAGTCAAGGCAGAATCTTCCCGGAATATTCTATACCGTCAGAAGAGTTAGCCAAGAGGGAAGCTGAAAAGCATGCTCGTTGTCAAAAAGCTCGTCATTTTTTTGACCAAGTTTCCTCTCAACTTATCACAGACCATTACAACTGGTTTATTATCATTGAGCCAAACACTGGAGATTATTTTATAGATCCAAATGAGGAAGTAGCGGCTCAAAAAGCACGTCAAAAATATCCTAGTGGCTGGTTGGTCACTTTCCGTCTTAATGAGACAGGAAACTGTGGTAAAATATGATACTTGGTAGGTTTGGTGATATAGGCGAGCTAATTTTTGAAATTGACTTGGTTGGTGTTGATACCGAAAGATATTCTACAGAGGTATTACTAGATACTGGTATTACTGTACGGCGCTCTAGTTCTTATATTGGTACTCTTTCAGTTAGAGAAAGTGAGACTTTCTGGAGAAAGAGCATCAGTTTGATTTTGATTACTTTTTACTATGTAATAAGTCAATAAACCGATTCCTATTCCTAGAATAGCTGGAGCAGCAACACCAAGAGCAACTGCACCACTACCACCCACTATCGCAGCAGCCAGAGTTCCTGCAACCCCTGCTGTTGTTGATGCAAATCTTCCTGCACGTCTGGCATTTTTTCTGGCATCACGTTCACGTTTGGGTAAATTTTCATCATCTTCCAGTACTTTTCTGACGACTAAATCAGTTGTGACACTACTCACAAAACTCCCCAAGCCTGCAATACTCCCCGCAGTGCTACCTGCTACAGTCGGTGCTTGTTGAATTGCAGTATTAATAATTGTTTGTGATATTGGATTGACAGCTTGCACTACAACTTTAGCTGCTTGTTGAGTGGCGAGTTGTGTTCCCAAACCAACTATACTTCCAGCTACAACACCACTGCTAATTGCACCAAACTTTTTCACTTGCTCGCTTTTGTGCTGACCTGTTTTGCAGTAATAAGCAAAATGCTCGCAGTTATTAAAAAAAACGTTGTATGCCTTCTCATATAACTTACTCTTAGCTCGTTGCACGACAATGTCATTGGTATCACAACTTCCGTACTCTTTTACATGAATTTTTCTGCCCTTCCCAAATCTGTTTTTAGGAATGATAGAAACTTTTTGCATATCGTAATGAATAATGTAACTATCGCCGTAGTCAATTCCATGATGAGTGACAGGAAAGCCATCAAAGAAAAAACTGACGTAAATATGATCTCCTCTTGCCATAATGACATCTCTCTATAGAAATACACATATCGAAGTATTCTATAGAAAGATTAAGGGTATTACATTTTATTGTCCAATTGTGGAATTACGGAAAAGTATAAAAAGCTATCATTAAGCACTAGAGCCTAAAATTGGGAAAAAAGTCGAGTTTTGATGGGTACAAACCAGGATATACGAACAAATATGCAAAAATATCATTTACTATGGCTTTGATTTAAGAGCATTAAATTGTTAATTTTTATATAGTATAGTAGGCTATCGTAGTTGCTCAGATCCCCGACTTCTCAAAGAAGTCGGCGATCTTACAGCCCGTACATATATACTTTGCACGGTCATAAGTTGAGTATTCAAATGAACAACATCCTTTGTAGGGGCGCAATGCCTTGCGCCCCTACACTTGGGTTCAAAAGCGCAATTTATAACCGTGGGAAGTATATTTCAAGTTTTCCGTCAAGGGGGTGAAGAATTCCTTTGACAATCACAACATAATAAACGGGTATAAAACGCAAACAGGAAAAAACCCGTGACAGACGAATTTAAGAAAGGCGACAAGGTTCAATGGAAAACCTCACGAGGTGAAACTACTGGTGAGGTAGAAAAAAAACTGACTTCCCCTACGGAGATAAAAGGACATCACGTTGCAGCTGCAAAAGATAATCCTGAGTATTTGGTCAAAAGTGACAAAACAGGAAAAGAAGCTGCTCATAAACCTAACGCTCTTGAAAAAATCGAGGAGTGATGTAGCAATATGAGTCAAAGTGTCAAATCGGTTATCGACGAATTTCACTCCTCAGTTAATATGACAGCTAAAGAACTCATAGCTTGGCTGGAAACTGAGGAATCACAAGCGGTTGGTCAGAAGAAAGAAGACGATGAATCAATTGGACATAAATCTGGTAAGCACATCGTCGAAGTGTTGCAAAAGGAAAAAAATGAGTACACTGATGATGATATATCGCACATGAAAAAAGTCATCAGTTATATTCATCGTCATTTAGCACAACAACCTGAAGGAGATGTTGAGCATACACGTTGGCGCTACTCTTTGATGAATTGGGGACACGATCCATTAAATTAGAAAATTATGAATTATGAATGCTCACATTATGAAAAAAAATTATATTTGAGCATTCATAATTCATATTTATTTCAATTTAAAAAAAGGACGATCGATAGTTGGGTTAGATTAAGTCTAAGCAAAGCATTCTTAATCCAAAATCCAAAATCTAAAATCCAAAATTGTATCACTTAGCCAAACCAGTGAGAGGGTTCACAATCGGGTTTGACCATTTCACATAAATGATGGCTGACCCAATCTGACTTTTCTTGAATAAGAGAAAAGATACCTTGTTGAATCAAATTCTCTAGATGGAGTTGCTGTTCTAAAGGTTGACGGCGCAACTTATAGCTTGACCAATAAGCTTTTTCTGGTTCAACTGCACTGTAAAAACAAGGAATACGGCTGAGAACGTAAGCTATTAGTTCTTGTCGTAGGTCTGGAATAGCAAAAGCCTGTTGATAAGGATAATAGGGATAATTGTCTAAAATGCTTTCAATTTCTTTTATGACGGACTGCTCTGTCAAGTTGACAACTGTTTTCATAAATGTTTAACTCCTGTTTCTGCAATTTATGGATTGATAAAAAATGCCAGTCGTTTTTAGAAAGCAATGTCACAATAACAAAGCCTACTAAAAAGAATTGAAGCAATAGCTGTTAGAGCATCGGTACAGTAATCCCAAAAACCTGGTTTCTTTGTACAGACTAGCCATGCTTAGTCTCTACGCATACGAGATATTAAGCTTTCCAAAAAAGAGAAACCAGGTTTTTTATCCCCTTTTTGAATACTGTATCGGCGCTCTAAAATCATTAGCCTAACTTTTGACTCCAAAAACATTAAATACCTGGCTGCAATCATTTGAAGGAAAGTTAATTTTTTTTAAGAAATATTTCCTGCAAAAATCTCGTAAAAATGGTGATGTGTCTTAGTTTTATTTATAGTGCCAAT
This genomic interval from Scytonema hofmannii PCC 7110 contains the following:
- a CDS encoding DUF3143 domain-containing protein; this encodes MSFPTPNTPLYNHPLPQIEHWLKEQGCQQDETQLHCWHVQRSAWQAELWLDIEQIIVRYIAAGEDGQDIQRAFKYSLSRQDVERAVFSGP
- a CDS encoding DUF2945 domain-containing protein; this translates as MTDEFKKGDKVQWKTSRGETTGEVEKKLTSPTEIKGHHVAAAKDNPEYLVKSDKTGKEAAHKPNALEKIEE
- a CDS encoding bestrophin family protein, with the translated sequence MKLAETSKWLQIAFQLEGSVIQSIYRRVIGCGLFSFGISILYNLKLPVFQPILANVIPSIVLGLLLVFRTNTAYERFWEGRKIWGNMVNDVRNLARQIWVSIDEISPEDKDKKIRVLRLLVAFAVATKLHLRGKGVNKELEELMPISKYLTLQTMNNPPLEIAFWIGDYLQIQYNRNCLNSYQLTTLQELLNSLVDSLGACERILKTPIPLAYAIHLKQLLLLYCLLLPFQLVESLGWWTGIIAALVSFTLFGIEAIGLEIENPFGFDQNDLPLDTICTTMKRNIEDLISLTPSVHFRVEKGVVTSDQ
- a CDS encoding lecithin retinol acyltransferase family protein, encoding MARGDHIYVSFFFDGFPVTHHGIDYGDSYIIHYDMQKVSIIPKNRFGKGRKIHVKEYGSCDTNDIVVQRAKSKLYEKAYNVFFNNCEHFAYYCKTGQHKSEQVKKFGAISSGVVAGSIVGLGTQLATQQAAKVVVQAVNPISQTIINTAIQQAPTVAGSTAGSIAGLGSFVSSVTTDLVVRKVLEDDENLPKRERDARKNARRAGRFASTTAGVAGTLAAAIVGGSGAVALGVAAPAILGIGIGLLTYYIVKSNQNQTDALSPESLTFSN
- a CDS encoding M28 family peptidase, yielding MNLKNQLENHLTYIACDRDPYLASAGHFFVQEYICQQFALWGSVEIHTFRVGVKTCKNFILNLPATDSAQGDLPPILIGAHYDAVPGTPGADDNATGVAVLLELARMFTTQPVKYPLRLVAFDMEEYGLLGSADYAAKLKQEQQPLRLMISLEMLGYCDPTPGSQAYPPPLEKFYPNRGDFIALIGNWRTIRDVISLSRSIRKVGVSSQWLPVPNRGLIVPQTRRSDHAPFWDAGYPAIMVTDTAFMRNPHYHKPSDTIATLDLDFLTGVCQGLEIGIRRL
- the dnaK gene encoding molecular chaperone DnaK; translated protein: MGKVVGIDLGTTNSVVAVMEGGKPVVIANAEGMRTTPSVVGFTKEGERVVGQMARRQTLLNPQNTFFAVKRFIGRRYGELNPESKRIPYTIRKDELGNIKIACPRMNKDYAPEEISAMVLKKLAEDASKYLGEPVTGAVITVPAYFNDSQRQATRDAGRIAGLEVLRILNEPTAASLAYGMDRNDNQTILVFDLGGGTFDVSILDVGDGVFEVKSTSGDTQLGGNDFDKRIVDWLAEKFLETEGVDLRRERQSLQRLLEASEKAKIELSAVSVTDINLPFIASTEDGPVHLETRLSRSEFEGLCDDLLGRVRIPVKRAMKDAGLTPADIDEVVLVGGSTRMPMVQQLVRAMIGKEPNQNVNPDEVVAVGAAIQAGILAGEFKDVLLLDVTPLSLGLETIGGVMKKLIPRNTTIPVRRSDIFSTSDNNQNSVEIHVVQGEREMASDNKSLGRFKLYGIPPAPRGIPQIQVSFDIDANGILQVTALDRTTGREQSITIQGASTLTEGEIRKAIQDAEKYSEVDRQRKERVEKRTRSEALILQAERQLREVALDFGMQFARNRRQRIDNICRELRESLQANDDRGIDQAYADLQDALYDLNREVRQYYAEDEEDDLFGTIREIFTGDKEKERDRDRDYYGRDSGGRDYGGSRDYGNKDYGGRDYGNKDYGGRDYDRASYDRGGRSSYDSGSSRKSRPSYQDNWDDDDDWL
- a CDS encoding DUF3140 domain-containing protein — translated: MSQSVKSVIDEFHSSVNMTAKELIAWLETEESQAVGQKKEDDESIGHKSGKHIVEVLQKEKNEYTDDDISHMKKVISYIHRHLAQQPEGDVEHTRWRYSLMNWGHDPLN
- a CDS encoding J domain-containing protein, with the protein product MQQSSKPTYYSLLGLHPSASAIEIRRAYRELSKCYHPDTTSLPAALATAKFQQLNEAYATLSNPERRFSYDLKIGYLRFGVIQAPTDLNHPVSKSYDWSKSTYLDASDRPLSAGEIFALFILGLTLIGCLLLAIAIGLTRGEAAF
- a CDS encoding DnaJ C-terminal domain-containing protein; the protein is MQNLQNFRDYYEILGVTKDASNEEIKKNYRRLARQYHPDLNPGNKAAEEKFKVIGEAYEVLSDTTKRAQYDQFSRFWKQKGFDKQAPQDKRWSDTRSNGRSSNEKVDFGNYSEFDSFINQVIGVGARRDRNGTSTNNTDSDPFRSPRTKEYVTVNSRPSRRDIEARLTLPLEKAYRGGTERIRLEDGRSLEVSMPSGMVTGQTIRLKNQGINGGDLYLKITVDPHTLFKVEGSNILCQVPVTPTEAVLGGQIEAPTLDGLVKMSIPSGVRSGQRFRLAQKGYPKENGERGDQLVEIQIVAPKNITQQERELYEKLRQLENFKPRADLLK
- a CDS encoding late competence development ComFB family protein yields the protein MKTVVNLTEQSVIKEIESILDNYPYYPYQQAFAIPDLRQELIAYVLSRIPCFYSAVEPEKAYWSSYKLRRQPLEQQLHLENLIQQGIFSLIQEKSDWVSHHLCEMVKPDCEPSHWFG